A single genomic interval of Betaproteobacteria bacterium harbors:
- a CDS encoding FtsX-like permease family protein has protein sequence DGVLDPHVTRYVGAAYMVAGAAANAQDRIAAAAPHVVTVRTDVILNEARTLLGRAGAGLSVIAGVTLIASLLVLASVIAASLARQVYQASVLNALGARVTVIRRSLQVEYAVLALLTSVFAIAAGSALAALLLHYRLDLELARLYWIGAATAVVVSTCSLGLGGTYLLRQLRIAPAQLLRSGG, from the coding sequence CCGACGGCGTGCTCGATCCCCATGTCACACGCTACGTCGGCGCGGCTTACATGGTTGCTGGTGCCGCCGCGAACGCGCAGGATCGGATCGCGGCGGCCGCGCCCCATGTGGTGACCGTGCGCACGGATGTCATCCTGAACGAGGCGCGCACGTTGCTCGGACGCGCCGGCGCCGGGCTCTCGGTGATCGCCGGCGTGACGTTGATAGCAAGCCTCCTGGTGCTGGCGAGCGTCATCGCGGCAAGCCTGGCGCGCCAGGTCTACCAGGCGAGCGTGCTCAACGCGCTCGGTGCCCGTGTAACGGTCATTCGCCGCAGCCTGCAGGTGGAGTACGCGGTGCTCGCGCTCCTCACTTCGGTGTTCGCGATTGCCGCGGGCAGCGCGCTCGCCGCGTTGCTGCTCCATTACCGGCTGGATCTCGAGCTTGCGCGCCTCTACTGGATCGGCGCCGCCACGGCGGTCGTCGTCAGCACGTGCAGCCTCGGCCTCGGCGGGACCTATCTGCTGCGGCAGCTTCGCATCGCTCCGGCGCAGTTGC